Proteins encoded within one genomic window of Cucumis sativus cultivar 9930 chromosome 3, Cucumber_9930_V3, whole genome shotgun sequence:
- the LOC101212037 gene encoding jasmonoyl--L-amino acid synthetase JAR6 produces MLEKMEAFDGEKVIEQFEEMTRDAERVQRETLKKILEENGSAEYLQNLGLNGRTDPQSFKDCVPLVNHDDLESYIQRIADGDSSPILTGKPIKTISLSSGTTKGRPKLIPFNDELLETTMQIYRTSFAFRNKEVPLGNGKALQFIYSSKQIKTNGGLAAGTATTNVYRSAQFKSTMQAIQSQCCSPDEVIFGPDFHQSLYCHLLCGLIFRDEVESVFSTFAHSLVHSFRTFEEVWEELCSNIRDGVLSSWVTVPSIRAAMSKLLKPNPELADLIYKKCEGLSNWYGVIPELFPNAKYIYGIMTGSMEPYLKKLRHYAGHLPLMSADYGSSEGWVGANVKPMLPPEMVTFAVLPNVGYFEFIPLKESAQGLNKPIGLTEVKIGEVYEIIVTNVAGLYRYRLGDAVKVMGFHNSTPELKFICRRNLLLSINIDKNTEKDLQLAVEAAGNVLAAEKLEVVDFTSYVDVSREPGHYVIFWEISGEAKGEVLRECSNCLDRAFLDAGYVSSRKVNTIGALELRVVRKGTFHKIMDHHLSLGAAVSQYKTPRYVIPTNTAVLQILCSNVVNSYFSTAY; encoded by the exons ATGTTGGAGAAAATGGAAGCATTTGATGGGGAAAAAGTGATAGAGCAATTTGAGGAAATGACCAGAGATGCTGAAAGAGTTCAGAGGGAAACGCTTAAGAAGATTTTGGAGGAAAATGGGTCGGCTGAGTACTTGCAGAACTTGGGACTCAACGGAAGAACTGATCCTCAAAGCTTCAAGGACTGTGTCCCGCTTGTTAATCATGATGATTTGGAGTCGTATATTCAGAGAATCGCCGATGGGGATTCTTCCCCTATTCTCACTGGAAAACCAATCAAAACCATTTCGTTGAG TTCTGGTACCACTAAGGGGAGGCCCAAGTTAATTCCCTTCAATGATGAATTGTTGGAGACGACAATGCAAATATATCGCACTTCTTTTGCCTTCAGAAACAA AGAAGTTCCCCTTGGGAATGGAAAAGCCTTGCAGTTCATCTACAGCAGCAAGCAGATCAAAACTAATGGTGGTCTGGCTGCAGGAACTGCAACCACAAATGTTTACCGCAGTGCACAGTTTAAAAGCACGATGCAAGCAATTCAGTCGCAATGCTGTAGCCCGGATGAAGTCATCTTTGGCCCTGACTTCCACCAATCTTTGTATTGCCATCTCTTGTGTGGGCTAATCTTCCGGGATGAAGTTGAGTCTGTGTTCTCCACTTTTGCACACAGCCTTGTCCATTCTTTCAGGACTTTTGAGGAAGTATGGGAAGAGCTCTGCAGCAACATTCGAGACGGTGTTCTCTCTAGTTGGGTCACCGTCCCTTCCATTCGTGCAGCCATGTCGAAATTGCTTAAACCAAATCCTGAATTAGCAGATTTGATCTATAAAAAATGTGAAGGATTGAGTAATTGGTATGGTGTGATACCAGAGCTCTTTCCCAATGCAAAGTACATTTATGGGATCATGACCGGTTCGATGGAGCCTTACCTGAAGAAACTGAGGCACTATGCAGGCCATTTGCCACTGATGAGTGCGGATTATGGTTCTTCAGAAGGATGGGTTGGAGCAAACGTTAAGCCAATGTTGCCCCCTGAAATGGTCACCTTTGCTGTTCTACCGAACGTTGGATACTTCGAATTCATCCCACTAAAGGAGAGTGCTCAAGGTCTGAATAAGCCGATTGGTCTGACCGAAGTCAAGATCGGTGAAGTGTATGAAATAATCGTCACCAATGTTGCAG GGCTGTACCGTTACAGATTAGGAGACGCAGTGAAAGTAATGGGTTTCCACAACTCGACGCCAGAGCTGAAATTCATCTGTAGGAGGAACCTTCTATTGAGCATCAACATCGACAAGAACACGGAGAAGGACCTTCAGCTAGCAGTGGAGGCAGCCGGGAACGTGCTGGCAGCAGAGAAGCTGGAAGTGGTGGACTTCACAAGCTATGTGGATGTGTCGAGGGAGCCAGGACACTACGTGATATTCTGGGAGATAAGCGGGGAGGCGAAAGGGGAAGTCCTGAGGGAGTGCTCCAACTGTCTGGACAGGGCTTTCTTAGACGCAGGGTACGTAAGCTCAAGGAAGGTGAATACCATTGGAGCATTGGAGCTGAGAGTGGTTCGTAAGGGAACTTTTCACAAGATTATGGATCATCATCTGTCGTTGGGAGCGGCTGTGAGTCAGTACAAAACTCCTCGTTATGTTATCCCTACAAACACTGCTGTGCTGCAGATCCTGTGCTCCAATGTTGTTAACTCCTATTTCAGTACTGCctattag
- the LOC101212280 gene encoding uncharacterized protein LOC101212280: protein MEVAGDWVPKNPPATPMHVLEINLISAQDLKIPSNHFNPKHTYAVAWVHPSHRLRTRLDTIGGENPTWNDKFLFRVSPEFLARETSGVSIEIYSLGRFCDTLVGTVRFLIGNVIAPNDCSTTPSFTAVQVRRPSGRFHGVLNVAVMVNGNSDFASLNGVSAIGYRDLMGESLNRKQRTRSKVWGSETSLDSHDLESSEMSDGSESSSSSACSPSRNPNVLRDLNAIRNNLGGTKTLKPSKSSGFLCGLMMQKKTTMTTPDLPQSEKSFEVSRESPDMER from the coding sequence ATGGAGGTCGCCGGAGACTGGGTTCCCAAGAACCCTCCGGCTACCCCCATGCATGTCTTGGAGATCAATCTCATCTCTGCCCAGGACCTCAAAATCCCTTCCAACCATTTCAACCCCAAACACACCTACGCCGTCGCCTGGGTTCACCCTTCCCACCGCCTCCGTACTCGTCTCGACACCATCGGAGGCGAAAACCCCACCTGGAACGACAAGTTCCTCTTCCGTGTCTCCCCTGAGTTTCTTGCCCGCGAAACCTCCGGTGTCTCCATCGAGATCTACTCCCTTGGCCGTTTCTGCGATACTCTCGTCGGTACAGTCCGCTTCCTAATCGGTAACGTCATCGCCCCTAATGACTGTTCCACTACCCCTTCTTTCACCGCCGTACAGGTCCGTCGCCCTTCTGGAAGATTCCATGGGGTTTTAAACGTTGCAGTGATGGTCAATGGCAACTCTGATTTCGCTTCCTTGAATGGGGTTTCTGCCATTGGTTATCGCGATTTGATGGGGGAAAGTTTGAATCGGAAACAGAGAACGAGATCCAAGGTTTGGGGTTCTGAAACTTCTCTTGATTCTCATGACCTAGAGTCATCGGAAATGTCGGATGGTAGTGAATCATCGAGTTCCTCTGCTTGTTCTCCGTCGAGGAACCCGAATGTGCTTAGGGATTTGAACGCGATCAGGAATAATTTGGGGGGAACGAAAACCCTGAAGCCATCGAAGAGTTCAGGGTTCTTGTGCGGGCTGATGATGCAGAAGAAGACGACGATGACGACGCCCGATCTCCCTCAATCGGAGAAGAGCTTCGAGGTTTCTAGGGAATCGCCAGACATGGAAAGGTAA
- the LOC101212761 gene encoding F-box/kelch-repeat protein At3g61590 gives MEGQTSWIRHCHTDMSRDLEDFDSYLDFTNEGGKEAVAVSVESILPDDLLERILSYLPIASIFRAGSVCKRWHDIVSSRRFLWNVSHILSQKPWYFMFTSSDDPIGYAYDPVLRKWYAIDLPCIDKSNCFIASSCGLVCFMDNDSRSELHVCNPITKCSMKLPEPLGSKFSDYSALAISVNRVSHNYTISVVKSKQVPGNFFQWDISIHIYDSETMMWVTSLTEVLTGWRGGDESVICDGVLYFLIYSTGGGAPDNRHGLVTYNISNHSSHGLLIRSFIPAPCSLTCGRLMNLKQKLVMVGGIGKQDRPDIIKGIGIWILCGKEWREIARMPHKFFQGFGEFDDVFASCGTDDLVYIQSYGAPALLTFDMNLRQWRWSQKCPVTKRFPLQLFTGFCFEPRLEINP, from the coding sequence ATGGAGGGACAAACGTCGTGGATAAGGCATTGCCACACTGACATGTCAAGAGATCTTGAAGATTTTGATTCTTACTTGGATTTTACAAATGAAGGAGGCAAAGAGGCTGTAGCAGTTTCTGTGGAGTCAATCTTGCCTGATGACTTGTTGGAACGAATTCTCTCCTATCTACCGATAGCGAGCATTTTCAGAGCTGGTTCTGTGTGCAAAAGATGGCATGATATAGTTAGTTCAAGGAGGTTTTTGTGGAATGTCTCGCATATCCTATCACAAAAACCTTGGTATTTCATGTTTACAAGCTCCGATGACCCTATTGGTTATGCCTATGATCCTGTTCTTAGAAAATGGTATGCTATCGATCTCCCCTGCATCGACAAGTCAAATTGCTTTATTGCCTCGTCATGTGGCTTGGTTTGTTTCATGGACAATGACAGTCGAAGTGAGTTACATGTCTGCAATCCCATAACTAAATGCTCAATGAAGTTACCAGAGCCCTTGGGATCAAAGTTCTCTGATTATAGTGCCCTTGCAATCTCTGTAAACAGGGTTTCACACAACTATACAATCTCTGTCGTGAAATCGAAGCAAGTTCCTGGAAACTTCTTTCAGTGGGATATATCAATTCATATTTATGATTCAGAAACAATGATGTGGGTTACCTCCCTGACTGAAGTCTTGACGGGTTGGAGAGGTGGGGACGAGAGTGTGATTTGTGATGGAGTTCTTTACTTCTTAATCTATTCAACCGGAGGTGGAGCACCTGATAACCGCCACGGTCTTGTTACCTATAATATCTCTAACCATTCTTCTCATGGTCTGTTGATAAGAAGCTTTATTCCTGCTCCCTGTTCTCTCACTTGCGGTCGATTGATGAACCTTAAGCAGAAGCTGGTCATGGTTGGGGGAATTGGTAAGCAGGATAGGCCAGACATCATCAAGGGGATTGGAATTTGGATTCTTTGTGGGAAGGAGTGGCGAGAAATTGCACGCATGCCCCATAAGTTCTTTCAGGGATTTGGGGAATTCGATGATGTTTTTGCCAGCTGCGGCACTGATGACCTTGTTTACATCCAGAGCTATGGAGCTCCAGCTTTACTTACTTTCGACATGAATCTAAGACAATGGAGATGGTCGCAGAAGTGCCCGGTGACAAAGAGATTCCCTCTCCAGCTTTTCACCGGCTTTTGTTTCGAACCAAGGCTTGAGATCAATCCCTGA
- the LOC101212524 gene encoding phosphatidylinositol 4-phosphate 5-kinase 10: MAMGRGELSPQDFKATKNNWIQYTKKNNIRLPQGSYTDFEWKDYCPAVFRNILELEKIDYADYMLSICGDETLREVSSPGRIGNVIFLSNDDRFVIKTLRKSEVKVLREMLPKYYRHLKKHGFSLLTTLYGLHVVRPIGGIKVYFAVMSNVLQSDLHLHRRYDLKGSSRGRNFNKVIVHEEIVYKDIDLDFYFYLEPSLRNKILTQLKYDCEFLEAEGIMDYSLLLGVHIDASSRQGFHSGLLDRRNSVSGTRTGPVHDNADLTVADILKHNGRFGAKLPASAVRTPRNEMGIVSSPSRVRVPECYNVLLYFGIIDIFQNYNVIKRLEHAYKSIQYDSKSISAVNPKVYSSRFQDFLAKVFLARESNKNWNFEF, translated from the exons ATGGCAATGGGGAGAGGGGAACTCTCACCACAGGACTTCAAAGCCACTAAAAATAATTGGATTCAAtatacaaagaagaataatataCGACTTCCTCAAGGCTCATATACTGACTTCGAATGGAAAGACTATTGTCCTGCAGTTTTCAG AAACATACTAGAGCTAGAGAAAATAGACTATGCTGACTATATGTTGTCTATTTGTGGTGATGAGACCCTAAGAGAGGTTTCTTCGCCGGGAAGAATTGGCAACGTGATATTTCTGTCAAATGACGACCGATTTGTGATTAAAACTCTGCGAAAATCTGAAGTCAAG GTTCTCAGGGAGATGCTTCCAAAATACTATCGACATCTTAAAAAACATGGGTTTTCTTTGTTGACTACGTTATATGGACTTCACGTAGTGAGACCAATTGGAGGTATTAAG GTTTACTTTGCAGTCATGTCAAATGTATTGCAATCAGATTTGCACTTGCATAGACGATATGATCTCAAAGGCTCGTCAAGAGGTCGAAATTTCAATAAGGTGATAGTCCATGAGGAGATAGTATATAAGGATATAGATCTTGATTTCTATTTCTACCTGGAACCATCACTCCGTAACAAGATATTGAC gCAACTCAAGTATGATTGTGAGTTTTTGGAGGCTGAGGGCATCATGGACTACAGTCTTTTGCTTGGTGTACATATAGATGCTTCCTCGCGTCAAG GATTCCATTCAGGCTTATTAGACAGGAGAAACTCTGTTTCAGGAACGAGGACCGGTCCAGTTCATGATAATGCAGACTTGACTGTCGCTGACATTCTTAAACATAATGGCAG GTTTGGTGCAAAGCTTCCTGCTAGTGCAGTCAGGACGCCAAGGAACGAAATGGGGATTGTTTCATCACCAAGCAGGGTCAGGGTGCCTGAGTGCTACAATGTATTGCTATACTTCGGAATAATAGACATTTTCCAGAACTATAATGTTATAAAGCGGCTCGAGCATGCTTACAAATCGATACAGTATGATTCAAAGTCAATCTCAGCCGTGAATCCCAAAGTGTATTCTTCTCGCTTCCAGGATTTTCTTGCCAAAGTGTTTCTAGCGAgagaatcaaataaaaactg gaattttgagttttga